One genomic segment of Mesoterricola silvestris includes these proteins:
- a CDS encoding RHS repeat domain-containing protein: MSTSINLLFITLALVGMPGVLRAQSFQSSFSEVKFDRAKGPATLNAGVQVDVASGAASLEIPFGPGIGQRGLTFRPTLSLRIAPQVAVSSIFETYVAQVSSRGTLYYNTTTVDTIYQRGYGTSSFSPGSFDLALGSTDETQSAYRLPGGGGTLVGTVPPSMTAAAAGQLLAQFGVSGSLGTLAGDVGYPAAPFIQVGSTGALILGILDAAGDVQDWHYQESIDTNAIQCRWPRRILVVEGDVAYEFTYVSHRFRTQLRPYLVNTSRTSLFSANYALTHIRNRFGERVDFTYAPDGIGYTATWSTNPSVRIQVAVEGSVGAPGMPSLVSSAYGMGALTRVRVSYQGISHPVSSFLLDLGCPKPMEALTLETGGEPDSAVTKQLHGQRKMNVVWGEAAHCLQPVKVQQTDTGESVQFAYAVAGTGATWDGVTVSPTVLRSVTLPNRIVTLDWKPYTYQANSSPNAWGIAPSSQRRPSWAFGVSGLTDADLISGSERATGYTRVVPQLNWLTAVPPVGTDLTESWVSTAFYTAVTTPDGQVAVHRFVEPDPANGMQFLAYLKHVERETRYYAAGVGWEADLPTPDPGASSAYKWVVKDRLSVHAPGNARGVLTDYPVPYATRTRTWDKDAQTFTAEETTNWEASGLGWTQVHRTTALSASPSLGFDVWNLASQGAGWSSPGAASGTEDLVVRTLDSRIPQWLLGRVATETTSRGTDATQNGSTANPPPKVARERDGALNTLRSVTTGDPASLAVVTTLDYQGASGLAAAEMLKATLSSPNGLAFSGSMGVAAYGYDGNGYLSSIGVRPNAGLLLTSGQDQDEVGRPTAQRDADNRTTTFEWDGAGRLTRITPPGMQATEIAYDDVSHRGLTVTRGAQVQALRYNGYGELVLERRLDPNGGWSHRIHGYDGAGRPTGETVWLSGDGADHETQWMLPNLTRQTTVTVPGESVCKKWGAINPDTGERACLQWQTSPPTTTVTAALYRGSSLTYDSRGRADTSIDPAGLTTVTAYPASAGFKKVVTVAGTRTTQFLHDAAGRLKAVTDALGQVAAYGYDASNRLVSVSQSSGSHSQARSWTYNALGWLTSLEQPESGTTTYSGFTVAGRPQVTDYNGRSVTATPDGLGRVLSVVSSDGTVNQSFTYDTAPGGRGKPAWSQDGQIQATYGYDGTTGRLSTLTTLAAGQSLTQTLGYDAYGNRTSGSTGHADWTQSYFEAAGLPRLLSSGGQTIADSSDWSTSFEPVSWLPRAVAYGNGASSHFSYGPDQMRLGTLEHFGAGNAALERWGYAYDPAGNLAQVLDLRTLETDVFGYDALNRLVSATLQSPSYGPQSQTFTYDAFGNRISGATTSPGTVCPSTAYVSFDPNDAALWGHNRLPVQMANGAYTGAQYDAQGNLTQVFERPGESGKVITLGYDALGRVTSVEHSSRGVQERYQYRADGLRTVIQDYLGGTYQKSRIQLYNDARQLVSQWEVSPSGSLTWTRDVFYVGTQGTAERDSAGLHVTQVDHLGSPRVVTGPAGTVESRQKYLPFGELLEQSGTFRTAKGFTGHEQTDASGLIYMQARFYLPQYGRFASPDPARDQHFEFTQSWNINSYVQNNPVMTTDPTGLAREEEKDKNKTTSATKADSGVPTAGAGASENENAGRRRQDEEKRSQAGTAGTTSWSPNQPLPKDPSGLGPDWQQDKGHKNPNGEKWVDDKTGEKLDFDRAQPGKGGEKENDHWHYTPPGQDKKGKEHYQPGDVIKPDAKPSDAKSRTSRIMDFLRSIPPKPIAEAGTAAVITYIIVSEGSRIIPARNLVPVP; this comes from the coding sequence TTGAGCACATCCATTAATCTGCTGTTCATCACCCTCGCCCTGGTGGGAATGCCCGGGGTTCTCCGGGCTCAGTCCTTCCAATCCAGCTTTTCCGAAGTGAAATTCGATCGGGCGAAAGGACCGGCCACCCTGAATGCGGGCGTCCAGGTGGACGTCGCCTCGGGTGCGGCGAGCCTGGAGATCCCGTTCGGCCCGGGCATCGGGCAGCGCGGGCTCACCTTCCGGCCGACCCTGAGCCTCCGGATCGCTCCCCAGGTGGCGGTCAGTTCCATTTTCGAGACCTACGTGGCCCAGGTCAGCAGCCGCGGAACCCTGTACTACAACACGACCACCGTGGACACGATCTACCAGCGCGGATACGGAACCTCGAGCTTCTCGCCAGGCTCCTTCGATCTGGCGCTGGGTTCAACGGATGAAACCCAGAGCGCGTACAGGCTTCCCGGCGGAGGCGGGACCCTCGTGGGCACGGTACCGCCTTCCATGACGGCCGCCGCGGCCGGGCAGCTCCTCGCGCAATTCGGCGTGTCCGGAAGCCTGGGGACCCTCGCCGGCGATGTGGGGTATCCGGCGGCGCCCTTCATCCAGGTGGGATCCACGGGCGCCTTGATTCTGGGGATCCTGGACGCCGCCGGGGACGTGCAGGACTGGCACTACCAGGAGAGCATCGACACGAATGCCATCCAGTGCCGCTGGCCCAGGCGGATCCTGGTGGTGGAGGGGGATGTGGCCTACGAGTTCACCTATGTGAGCCACCGATTCCGGACCCAGCTCCGTCCCTACCTCGTCAACACGTCCCGCACCTCCCTCTTCAGCGCCAACTATGCCCTCACCCACATCCGGAACCGCTTCGGGGAACGCGTCGACTTCACCTACGCTCCGGATGGGATCGGCTACACCGCCACGTGGAGCACGAACCCATCGGTCCGGATCCAGGTCGCCGTGGAGGGATCCGTGGGGGCGCCGGGCATGCCGAGCCTGGTCTCCAGCGCCTATGGCATGGGCGCCCTGACGCGGGTCCGGGTCTCCTACCAAGGCATCAGCCACCCCGTTTCCAGCTTCCTGCTGGATCTGGGCTGCCCGAAACCCATGGAGGCGTTGACCCTGGAAACCGGAGGCGAACCGGACAGCGCCGTCACGAAGCAGCTCCACGGCCAGCGGAAAATGAACGTGGTCTGGGGCGAGGCCGCCCACTGCCTCCAGCCCGTGAAGGTCCAGCAAACGGATACGGGCGAATCCGTCCAGTTCGCGTACGCCGTGGCCGGGACCGGCGCGACCTGGGATGGCGTGACCGTTTCGCCGACCGTCCTGAGGAGCGTGACCCTGCCCAACCGGATCGTCACCCTTGACTGGAAGCCGTACACCTACCAGGCCAACAGCTCCCCCAACGCCTGGGGCATCGCCCCGTCCAGCCAGCGGCGTCCTTCCTGGGCCTTCGGCGTGTCGGGCCTGACGGATGCGGACCTGATATCCGGCTCGGAACGCGCCACCGGCTACACCCGGGTCGTGCCGCAGCTCAACTGGCTCACCGCGGTGCCGCCCGTCGGCACCGATCTGACCGAGTCCTGGGTTTCCACCGCGTTCTACACGGCCGTCACGACCCCCGACGGGCAGGTGGCCGTCCACCGGTTCGTGGAGCCCGACCCCGCGAACGGGATGCAATTCCTGGCCTACCTCAAGCACGTGGAGCGCGAGACCCGCTACTACGCGGCCGGAGTGGGTTGGGAGGCGGACCTGCCGACCCCCGATCCCGGCGCCAGCTCGGCCTACAAGTGGGTGGTGAAGGACCGCCTCAGCGTGCACGCCCCGGGCAACGCCCGGGGGGTGCTGACGGACTACCCGGTGCCCTATGCGACCCGCACCCGCACCTGGGACAAGGATGCCCAGACCTTCACCGCGGAGGAGACGACGAACTGGGAGGCCTCCGGCCTGGGGTGGACCCAGGTCCACCGCACCACGGCGCTATCCGCCTCCCCCTCCCTCGGGTTCGACGTGTGGAATCTGGCCAGCCAGGGCGCCGGCTGGAGCTCGCCGGGGGCGGCGTCGGGCACGGAGGACCTGGTGGTCCGAACCCTCGATTCGCGGATCCCCCAGTGGCTCCTCGGCCGGGTGGCCACCGAGACCACCTCCCGGGGAACCGACGCGACCCAGAACGGCAGCACCGCGAATCCTCCACCCAAGGTGGCCCGGGAACGGGATGGTGCCCTGAATACCCTCAGGTCCGTGACCACGGGGGACCCGGCGAGCCTTGCCGTGGTCACCACCCTGGATTACCAGGGAGCCTCGGGCCTTGCCGCCGCCGAAATGCTGAAGGCGACCCTTTCCAGTCCCAACGGCCTCGCCTTCAGCGGGAGCATGGGCGTCGCCGCCTACGGGTACGACGGCAACGGCTATCTGTCGAGCATCGGCGTCCGGCCCAACGCCGGCCTCCTCCTGACCTCGGGCCAGGACCAGGACGAAGTGGGCCGGCCAACGGCCCAGCGTGACGCCGACAACCGGACGACCACGTTCGAGTGGGACGGGGCCGGACGCCTCACCCGCATCACGCCGCCCGGCATGCAGGCCACGGAGATCGCCTACGACGACGTTTCCCACCGGGGCCTGACCGTCACCCGCGGCGCCCAGGTCCAGGCGCTCCGCTATAACGGGTACGGAGAACTCGTCCTGGAGCGTCGCCTCGACCCCAACGGCGGGTGGTCCCACCGGATCCACGGCTACGACGGCGCGGGCCGCCCCACGGGTGAAACGGTCTGGTTGTCCGGGGACGGAGCCGACCACGAGACCCAGTGGATGCTCCCGAACCTGACCCGCCAAACGACCGTGACGGTCCCCGGGGAATCCGTCTGTAAGAAGTGGGGCGCCATCAATCCCGATACCGGCGAAAGGGCCTGCCTCCAGTGGCAGACCAGCCCGCCCACGACCACCGTGACCGCGGCGCTGTACCGGGGTTCTTCGCTCACCTACGATTCCCGGGGAAGGGCCGACACGTCCATCGATCCGGCCGGCCTGACCACCGTGACCGCCTACCCGGCATCGGCCGGATTCAAGAAGGTGGTGACCGTTGCCGGCACCCGCACGACGCAGTTCCTCCATGACGCCGCGGGCCGCCTGAAGGCGGTCACGGACGCCCTGGGCCAGGTGGCCGCCTACGGCTACGACGCCTCGAACCGCCTCGTCAGCGTGAGCCAGTCCAGCGGTTCCCACAGCCAGGCCCGGTCCTGGACCTACAACGCGCTGGGCTGGCTCACCTCGCTGGAGCAGCCGGAAAGCGGCACCACCACCTATTCCGGATTCACGGTCGCGGGCCGGCCCCAGGTCACGGACTACAACGGCAGGTCCGTGACGGCCACCCCCGACGGGCTGGGCCGGGTGCTTTCCGTCGTTTCCAGCGACGGCACCGTGAACCAGAGCTTCACCTATGACACGGCGCCCGGCGGCAGAGGCAAGCCCGCCTGGAGCCAGGATGGGCAGATCCAGGCCACGTACGGGTACGACGGCACCACCGGGCGGCTCAGCACCTTGACGACCCTGGCCGCGGGCCAGAGTCTCACCCAGACGCTGGGCTACGACGCGTATGGCAACCGGACCTCGGGTTCCACGGGGCACGCGGACTGGACCCAAAGCTATTTCGAAGCCGCCGGCCTCCCCAGGCTCCTCTCGAGCGGAGGCCAGACCATCGCGGACAGCAGCGACTGGTCGACCAGCTTCGAGCCGGTGAGCTGGCTTCCCCGGGCCGTGGCCTACGGAAACGGGGCATCCAGCCACTTCTCCTACGGCCCGGACCAGATGCGGCTGGGGACCCTGGAGCACTTCGGTGCGGGAAACGCCGCCCTGGAGCGCTGGGGCTACGCGTACGATCCCGCCGGGAACCTGGCCCAGGTCCTGGATCTCAGGACCCTGGAGACGGACGTGTTCGGCTATGACGCGCTCAATCGCCTCGTCTCCGCCACCCTCCAGAGTCCGAGTTACGGCCCGCAGAGCCAGACCTTCACCTACGACGCCTTCGGGAACCGGATCAGCGGAGCGACCACCAGCCCGGGAACCGTTTGCCCCTCCACGGCCTACGTGAGTTTCGATCCCAACGATGCCGCGCTGTGGGGCCACAACCGTCTGCCCGTTCAGATGGCCAACGGCGCCTACACCGGCGCCCAGTACGATGCCCAGGGAAACCTCACCCAGGTCTTTGAGCGCCCCGGGGAGTCGGGCAAGGTGATCACCCTGGGCTACGATGCCCTGGGCCGGGTGACCTCGGTGGAGCATTCCTCCCGCGGGGTCCAGGAGCGGTACCAATACCGTGCCGACGGCCTGCGCACCGTCATCCAGGACTATCTCGGGGGGACCTACCAGAAATCCCGGATTCAGCTCTACAATGATGCCCGGCAGCTGGTGAGCCAGTGGGAGGTCAGTCCCAGCGGATCCTTGACATGGACGCGTGACGTCTTCTACGTGGGCACCCAGGGCACGGCGGAACGGGATTCCGCAGGCCTCCACGTCACCCAGGTGGACCACCTGGGAAGCCCCCGGGTGGTCACGGGCCCCGCGGGGACGGTTGAATCGCGGCAGAAATACCTGCCCTTCGGTGAACTCCTCGAGCAGTCGGGGACCTTCCGGACAGCGAAGGGGTTCACGGGGCACGAGCAGACGGATGCATCGGGGCTGATCTACATGCAGGCGCGGTTCTACCTGCCGCAATACGGACGGTTCGCGAGCCCCGATCCGGCCAGGGACCAGCACTTCGAGTTCACGCAGAGCTGGAACATCAACAGCTACGTGCAGAACAATCCGGTCATGACCACGGACCCCACGGGACTGGCGAGGGAGGAGGAAAAGGATAAGAACAAAACGACCTCTGCTACGAAGGCGGATAGTGGGGTTCCCACCGCAGGGGCGGGGGCCAGCGAAAATGAGAATGCTGGAAGACGGCGGCAGGATGAGGAAAAGCGGTCGCAAGCAGGAACGGCAGGGACGACATCGTGGAGTCCTAATCAACCACTCCCTAAGGACCCAAGCGGGCTTGGACCCGATTGGCAACAAGATAAGGGGCACAAGAACCCAAATGGAGAAAAGTGGGTTGATGACAAAACCGGTGAGAAGCTTGATTTCGACCGAGCCCAGCCTGGCAAAGGTGGAGAAAAAGAAAATGATCACTGGCACTACACCCCACCAGGGCAGGACAAGAAAGGGAAGGAGCATTATCAGCCTGGCGATGTGATCAAGCCTGATGCCAAACCTTCCGACGCTAAGTCGCGAACTTCACGCATCATGGACTTCCTGAGGTCCATTCCTCCCAAGCCAATTGCCGAAGCGGGGACAGCTGCGGTCATCACATACATCATTGTAAGTGAAGGGTCGAGAATCATCCCTGCGAGGAACTTGGTGCCTGTTCCCTAG
- a CDS encoding RHS repeat domain-containing protein, translating to MLPNLTRQTTVTVPGESVCKKWGAINPDTGERACLQWQTSPPTTTVTVALYRGSSLTYDSRGRADTSIDPAGLTTVTAYPASAGFKKVVTVAGTRTTQFLHDAAGRLKAVTDALGQVAAYGYDASNRLVSVSQSDI from the coding sequence ATGCTCCCGAACCTGACCCGCCAAACGACCGTGACGGTCCCCGGGGAATCCGTCTGTAAGAAGTGGGGCGCCATCAATCCCGATACCGGCGAAAGGGCCTGCCTCCAGTGGCAGACCAGCCCGCCGACGACCACCGTGACCGTGGCGCTGTACCGGGGTTCTTCGCTCACCTACGATTCCCGGGGAAGGGCCGACACGTCCATCGATCCGGCCGGCCTGACCACCGTGACCGCCTACCCGGCATCGGCCGGATTCAAGAAGGTGGTGACCGTTGCCGGCACCCGCACGACGCAGTTCCTCCATGACGCCGCGGGCCGCCTGAAGGCGGTCACGGACGCCCTGGGCCAGGTGGCCGCCTACGGCTACGACGCCTCGAACCGCCTCGTCAGCGTGAGCCAGTCCGATATTTAG
- a CDS encoding STAS domain-containing protein: MKIQERDVNGVHILAPQGKVTLGDGDQELGEAVRQCLEKGNRKILIDFTKVSVLDSSGLGELVGCYTSIKNRQGSLRICGLNSRIFNLMQMTSLHSVFEVKDTEAEALAGF, translated from the coding sequence ATGAAAATCCAGGAACGGGATGTCAATGGCGTCCACATCCTCGCCCCCCAGGGCAAGGTCACCCTGGGCGACGGCGACCAGGAGCTGGGCGAAGCCGTGCGGCAGTGCCTGGAAAAGGGGAACCGCAAGATCCTCATCGACTTCACCAAGGTCTCCGTCCTGGATTCCTCGGGCCTGGGCGAACTGGTGGGCTGCTACACCTCCATCAAGAACCGCCAGGGCAGCCTCCGCATCTGCGGCCTCAATTCCAGGATCTTCAACCTTATGCAGATGACCAGCCTCCACTCCGTCTTCGAGGTCAAGGACACCGAGGCCGAGGCGCTGGCGGGGTTCTAG
- a CDS encoding tRNA-dihydrouridine synthase family protein gives MFERIVIDGRTFAPALFLAPMEGITNSAFRRLLSDYGGYGALFTEMLSAGAFLQEKTRESSFTRRRDCEGPVIYQFGASGREDLEAVIRKLPELGAAAVDLNLGCPAPKVKANGWGVALCADFPRLREVLERIRRSYAGTLTVKCRLGDDPDHWREGFLERVRLFEDVGVNALTVHVRFSGEKLKRRPRWEEFPWIAARTKLPLIGNGDICSPRDLEANRAFFEPLSGLMLGRIAAVKPWIFREFAGLEVGEIDYAEVWDRLYRYTLEDMPPERAFGRLLDFSYYFAKNFMFGHVFYSSLQKAATPGEIRAAALRFLEARPGLNPGKGLSFT, from the coding sequence ATGTTCGAACGCATCGTCATCGACGGCAGGACCTTCGCCCCCGCCCTCTTCCTGGCGCCCATGGAGGGCATCACCAACTCCGCCTTCCGCCGCCTCCTCTCGGACTACGGGGGCTACGGCGCCCTCTTCACCGAGATGCTTTCCGCCGGGGCCTTCCTCCAGGAGAAGACCCGGGAATCCTCCTTCACCCGGCGCCGGGACTGCGAAGGGCCCGTCATCTACCAGTTCGGCGCCTCGGGCCGGGAGGACCTGGAGGCCGTCATCCGCAAGCTCCCGGAACTGGGGGCGGCCGCCGTGGACCTGAACCTGGGCTGCCCCGCCCCCAAGGTCAAGGCCAACGGCTGGGGCGTGGCCCTCTGCGCCGACTTCCCCCGGCTCCGGGAGGTCCTGGAGCGCATCCGCCGCAGCTACGCCGGCACCCTCACCGTCAAGTGCCGCCTGGGGGACGATCCGGACCATTGGCGGGAGGGCTTCCTGGAGCGGGTGAGGCTCTTCGAGGACGTGGGCGTCAACGCCCTCACGGTGCACGTGCGGTTCTCGGGGGAGAAGCTCAAGCGCCGGCCCCGGTGGGAGGAGTTCCCCTGGATCGCGGCCCGCACGAAACTGCCCCTCATCGGCAACGGGGACATCTGCTCACCCCGGGACCTGGAGGCGAACCGCGCCTTCTTCGAGCCGCTGTCGGGGCTCATGCTGGGGCGGATCGCCGCGGTGAAGCCCTGGATCTTCCGGGAATTCGCCGGCCTGGAGGTGGGGGAGATCGACTACGCCGAGGTGTGGGACCGGCTCTACCGGTACACCCTGGAGGACATGCCCCCGGAGCGAGCCTTCGGGAGGCTCCTGGACTTCTCCTACTACTTCGCCAAGAACTTCATGTTCGGGCACGTCTTCTACTCCAGCCTCCAGAAGGCCGCCACCCCCGGGGAGATCCGGGCCGCCGCCCTGCGCTTCCTGGAGGCCCGGCCGGGCCTCAACCCCGGCAAGGGACTGTCCTTCACCTGA